The Pyrus communis chromosome 2, drPyrComm1.1, whole genome shotgun sequence genome includes a window with the following:
- the LOC137724840 gene encoding uncharacterized protein, producing MRGCTRKLALWYTRTFKPIMTHDELEPIMATLGFVGLPPSSSAAATKEYVFSSAGGWRSKWAPPAEAPLPRPRLPYPRIDGLHIYTYRAFIDAVNFYLRMSDISDLFHVRGMPLHDLHRISDRNRKWRKMEEDDSVFVYREGTLDQATFNLYHSTNKNISNSTASNGSSGSTVTSDNSIVIREKGNNTPVSCIVPLKDIIV from the exons ATGCGCGGCTGCACGCGGAAGCTGGCGCTCTGGTACACCCGCACCTTCAAGCCCATCATGACCCACGACGAGCTCGAGCCGATCATGGCGACCCTCGGCTTCGTGGGGCTTCCGCCGTCGTCGTCGGCGGCGGCGACGAAGGAGTACGTGTTCTCCTCAGCCGGAGGTTGGCGGAGCAAGTGGGCTCCCCCCGCGGAGGCGCCGCTACCGAGGCCGAGGCTGCCGTACCCGAGAATCGACGGGCTTCATATCTATACGTACCGGGCGTTTATTGACGCCGTTAACTTTTACCTCAGGATGAGCGACATCTCCGATCTCTTCCATGTAAG AGGCATGCCGCTCCATGATCTCCATCGAATTAGCGACAGAAACCGGAAGTGGCGCAAAATGGAAGAAGATGACAGTGTGTTTGTTTACAGAGAAGGAACACTAGATCAGGCAACATTCAATCTGTATCACTCTACTAATAAGAACATCAGCAACAGCACTGCCAGTAATGGTAGCAGCGGCAGTACCGTTACCAGCGACAATTCTATTGTCATTCGGGAGAAAGGCAACAACACCCCAGTCAGCTGCATTGTTCCGTTGAAAGATATCATAGTGTGA
- the LOC137725317 gene encoding uncharacterized protein isoform X1, translating to MELRLHLCIISLLLLSSKSTAIQSDDDPIISRFQRYLRINTAHPNPQYREAADFILSEAKSLSLESQTLEFVPGKPLVLLKWPGSDPSLHSVLLNSHTDVVPAEHDKWVHPPFSANLDSNGDVYARGSQDMKCVGIQYLEAIRRLKASGFKPERSVYLSFVPDEEIGGHDGAVKLAESDVFKGLNVGIVLDEGLASPTETYRAFYAERRPMWLVIKATGAPGHGAKLYDNTAMENLLKSVESVRRFRAAQFDLVKAGLKAEGEVISVNIVFLKAGTPTPTGFVMNLQPSEAEAGFDIRVPPIADHESLEKRIAEEWAPTSRNMTFRHGQLKQKVSVLDKSGKPILTATDRSNPWWALLEDAVKKANGKLGKPEIFPASTDAHYFRNLGLPAIGFSPMANTPVLLHDHNEFLNKDEYLKGIDIYESIIKAYASYIDHGKIAGSRDEL from the exons atggagcTTCGTCTCCATCTCTGCATAATCTCTCTGCTACTGCTCTCATCAAAATCAACGGCCATACAATCCGATGACGATCCGATAATCTCGCGGTTCCAACGATACCTCCGAATCAACACGGCCCACCCAAATCCCCAGTACCGTGAAGCAGCGGATTTCATTCTCTCCGAGGCCAAGTCACTCTCCCTTGAATCCCAGACTCTCGAGTTCGTCCCCGGCAAGCCGCTCGTCCTCCTCAAATGGCCCGGCTCCGACCCCTCCCTCCACTCCGTTCTTCTCAATTCCCACACCGACGTCGTTCCGGCCGAGCACGACAAGTGGGTACACCCCCCTTTCTCGGCCAACTTGGACTCAAACGGCGACGTTTACGCCAGGGGGTCCCAGGACATGAAGTGCGTCGGGATTCAGTACCTGGAGGCGATTCGACGGCTCAAGGCTTCTGGGTTTAAGCCCGAAAGGTCTGTTTATTTGTCGTTTGTTCCTGATGAGGAGATTGGGGGACACGACGGTGCCGTGAAGCTGGCTGAATCTGATGTTTTCAAGGGATTGAACGTTGGAATTGTGCTTGATGAAG GGTTGGCGTCGCCGACTGAGACTTACAGAGCATTTTATGCGGAGAGGCGTCCCATGTGGCTGGTGATCAAGGCTACTGGGGCTCCTGGTCATGGGGCTAAGCTCTATGACAACACTGCCATGGAGAATCTCTTGAAAAGCGTCGAGAGTGTGAGGCGGTTCCGGGCTGCGCAGTTTGATTTGGTAAAAGCGGGATTGAAGGCTGAAGGCGAGGTCATCTCTGTTAATATTGTGTTTCTGAAAGCTGGCACCCCAACTCCAACT GGTTTTGTAATGAATTTGCAGCCATCTGAAGCGGAAGCAGGCTTTGATATTAGGGTCCCACCAATTGCTGATCATGAGTCTTTGGAGAAACGGATAGCTGAAGAATGGGCCCCTACTTCACGCAACATGACATTTAGG CATGGGCAGTTGAAGCAGAAGGTTTCGGTGCTTGATAAGTCGGGGAAGCCAATCCTTACAGCAACTGACAGGTCAAACCCCTGGTGGGCTCTTCTTGAAGACGCTGTCAAAAAAGCTAATGGGAAACTTGGTAAGCCAGAGATTTTTCCCGCTTCAACAGATGCTCACTACTTCCGGAATCTAGGCTTGCCAGCAATCGGATTCTCTCCAATGGCCAACACTCCCGTTCTTCTTCATGACCACAATGAG TTTCTGAACAAAGATGAATACTTGAAAGGAATTGATATTTATGAATCTATTATCAAGGCGTATGCATCTTATATCGATCATGGGAAAATCGCGGGTTCCCGGGATGAGTTGTAA
- the LOC137725317 gene encoding uncharacterized protein isoform X2 → MELRLHLCIISLLLLSSKSTAIQSDDDPIISRFQRYLRINTAHPNPQYREAADFILSEAKSLSLESQTLEFVPGKPLVLLKWPGSDPSLHSVLLNSHTDVVPAEHDKWVHPPFSANLDSNGDVYARGSQDMKCVGIQYLEAIRRLKASGFKPERSVYLSFVPDEEIGGHDGAVKLAESDVFKGLNVGIVLDEGLASPTETYRAFYAERRPMWLVIKATGAPGHGAKLYDNTAMENLLKSVESVRRFRAAQFDLVKAGLKAEGEVISVNIVFLKAGTPTPTGFVMNLQPSEAEAGFDIRVPPIADHESLEKRIAEEWAPTSRNMTFRLKQKVSVLDKSGKPILTATDRSNPWWALLEDAVKKANGKLGKPEIFPASTDAHYFRNLGLPAIGFSPMANTPVLLHDHNEFLNKDEYLKGIDIYESIIKAYASYIDHGKIAGSRDEL, encoded by the exons atggagcTTCGTCTCCATCTCTGCATAATCTCTCTGCTACTGCTCTCATCAAAATCAACGGCCATACAATCCGATGACGATCCGATAATCTCGCGGTTCCAACGATACCTCCGAATCAACACGGCCCACCCAAATCCCCAGTACCGTGAAGCAGCGGATTTCATTCTCTCCGAGGCCAAGTCACTCTCCCTTGAATCCCAGACTCTCGAGTTCGTCCCCGGCAAGCCGCTCGTCCTCCTCAAATGGCCCGGCTCCGACCCCTCCCTCCACTCCGTTCTTCTCAATTCCCACACCGACGTCGTTCCGGCCGAGCACGACAAGTGGGTACACCCCCCTTTCTCGGCCAACTTGGACTCAAACGGCGACGTTTACGCCAGGGGGTCCCAGGACATGAAGTGCGTCGGGATTCAGTACCTGGAGGCGATTCGACGGCTCAAGGCTTCTGGGTTTAAGCCCGAAAGGTCTGTTTATTTGTCGTTTGTTCCTGATGAGGAGATTGGGGGACACGACGGTGCCGTGAAGCTGGCTGAATCTGATGTTTTCAAGGGATTGAACGTTGGAATTGTGCTTGATGAAG GGTTGGCGTCGCCGACTGAGACTTACAGAGCATTTTATGCGGAGAGGCGTCCCATGTGGCTGGTGATCAAGGCTACTGGGGCTCCTGGTCATGGGGCTAAGCTCTATGACAACACTGCCATGGAGAATCTCTTGAAAAGCGTCGAGAGTGTGAGGCGGTTCCGGGCTGCGCAGTTTGATTTGGTAAAAGCGGGATTGAAGGCTGAAGGCGAGGTCATCTCTGTTAATATTGTGTTTCTGAAAGCTGGCACCCCAACTCCAACT GGTTTTGTAATGAATTTGCAGCCATCTGAAGCGGAAGCAGGCTTTGATATTAGGGTCCCACCAATTGCTGATCATGAGTCTTTGGAGAAACGGATAGCTGAAGAATGGGCCCCTACTTCACGCAACATGACATTTAGG TTGAAGCAGAAGGTTTCGGTGCTTGATAAGTCGGGGAAGCCAATCCTTACAGCAACTGACAGGTCAAACCCCTGGTGGGCTCTTCTTGAAGACGCTGTCAAAAAAGCTAATGGGAAACTTGGTAAGCCAGAGATTTTTCCCGCTTCAACAGATGCTCACTACTTCCGGAATCTAGGCTTGCCAGCAATCGGATTCTCTCCAATGGCCAACACTCCCGTTCTTCTTCATGACCACAATGAG TTTCTGAACAAAGATGAATACTTGAAAGGAATTGATATTTATGAATCTATTATCAAGGCGTATGCATCTTATATCGATCATGGGAAAATCGCGGGTTCCCGGGATGAGTTGTAA